In Octopus bimaculoides isolate UCB-OBI-ISO-001 chromosome 14, ASM119413v2, whole genome shotgun sequence, the following are encoded in one genomic region:
- the LOC106878749 gene encoding protocadherin gamma-A11 isoform X2, which translates to MFAQICVVFALLHTSKCVDFTFYVKEGRRPNTFIGDVSMKMQLMDSVPATDISSTWFSLLQHDTASDHQLFNISRNGKLFTARTLDAESLCKYNTDCYKTLDVAVQKQKTFLKILEIRVIIQDVNDHTPIFSEKQVDIEFSERDSKGSSISIPNAIDEDVGVLNSQITYQLKKHSNEPFMLSESKKVDGTAKLGIILEEKLNREVKDTYHVQVIAKDGGTPTKQSVLNVQIFVTDVNDNSPVFNQDIYNVSIKSSHRKNIPVVVVSAKDLDAGKNGRILYTFSSKSSDTSNIPFELNKLTGELFLHENFTPVKKQTYKLFIEAKDEGMPPLSSTTMVILTINDQMNIAPKIDVSFVSASSKNAAAISEETEIGSFVAFVKVTDNDIGPNGEVSCELHHDKFRLQSLGGKKYKLTIKSLVDRETERQIDITITCQDRGLPPLQTKTNVSIQVMDINDVKPQFSKDTFRFLIYENEKPNFPVGLINATDPDLDSGGQLSYSLFANNKNKLPFSITDFGFISTTQTLDRELQSVYRFKVLVKDNGTPSLNNTANIMVEVMDENDNAPYFIFPQVNPFRLDVHYHPRNKNNITVLRASDKDNQENAFLRYGILEGNDRQLFTINTYTGAVSFSRVIFQRDAGAYNIVFVVRDSGTPVLSATTTLSLTLSVSNKTATMLTALDTEPTDRIHINLVIIIVLAAVTVSVVMVISITICILRRNNERHTEFCAEIDPSNKILNESNQLKYFCEKLTPQSDPSIAIVDVSKSRSHMPIRPSEELPSRYETNHNRLEAPLGIPCQDTSEMTQQMSIPANFNIFKM; encoded by the coding sequence ATGTTTGCACAGATTTGTGTGGTTTTTGCACTTTTACACACCTCGAAGTGTGTAGACTTTACATTCTATGTAAAAGAGGGCAGACGACCAAATACATTCATTGGAGACGTTTCAATGAAAATGCAACTAATGGACAGTGTTCCTGCCACAGACATTAGTTCAACTTGGTTTAGTCTTCTTCAACATGATACAGCAAGTGACCACCAGTTATTCAATATATCTCGGAATGGTAAACTTTTCACTGCTAGAACATTGGATGCAGAGAGCCTCTGCAAATATAACACTGACTGTTACAAAACATTAGATGTTGCTGTACAGAAGCAGAAGACATTTCTCAAGATCTTGGAGATAAGAGTAATTATACAAGATGTCAATGATCATACCccaatattttcagaaaaacaagTTGACATAGAATTTTCTGAGAGAGACAGCAAAGGTTCTAGTATTTCAATACCAAATGCCATTGATGAAGACGTTGGCGTTCTTAATTCACAAATTACCTATCAACTAAAAAAGCATTCAAATGAGCCATTTATGTTGTCAGAATCAAAAAAAGTTGATGGCACAGCAAAACTTGGAATCATTTTGGAAGAGAAACTTAATCGAGAAGTCAAAGACACATACCATGTTCAAGTTATTGCTAAAGATGGGGGAACCCCAACAAAACAGAGTGTTTTAAATGTTCAAATATTTGTCACAGATGTCAATGACAATTCACCTGTGTTCAATCAAGATATCTATAATGTTTCAATTAAAAGTTCTCACCGGAAAAACATCCCAGTTGTGGTTGTATCTGCAAAAGACTTAGATGCAGGTAAAAATGGCCGAATATTGTATACATTTAGTTCAAAATCTTCGGATACTTCTAATATTCCTTTTGAATTAAATAAACTCACTGGTGAATTATTTTTACATGAAAACTTCACTCCAGTTAAAAAACAGACATATAAATTGTTTATTGAAGCCAAAGATGAAGGGATGCCACCTTTAAGTTCAACTACAATGGTTATATTAACGATAAATGACCAGATGAACATAGCACCTAAAATAGATGTAAGCTTTGTGTCTGCATCATCAAAAAATGCAGCAGCTATTTCAGAAGAAACAGAAATTGGTAGCTTTGTTGCATTTGTGAAAGTTACAGATAACGATATTGGCCCTAATGGAGAGGTCAGCTGTGAGCTACATCATGATAAATTCAGGCTTCAAAGTCTTggtggaaagaaatataaattaacaataaaaagcCTGGTTGATAGAGAAACTGAGAGACAAATTGACATAACAATTACATGTCAAGACAGAGGTTTACCACCATTACAGACTAAGACAAATGTCTCTATCCAAGTGATGGATATTAATGATGTAAAACCTCAGTTTTCTAAAGATACATTTAGATTTTTGATTTATGAGAATGAGAAGCCAAACTTTCCTGTTGGTTTAATCAATGCTACTGACCCTGATCTTGACTCTGGTGGTCAATTATCATATTCTTTATttgctaataataaaaataaacttccATTTTCAATAACagattttggttttatttcaacTACTCAGACATTAGATCGTGAACTTCAAAGTGTCTATAGATTTAAAGTTTTAGTCAAAGACAATGGAACACCATCATTAAACAACACTGCAAATATCATGGTGGAAGTAATGGACGAAAATGATAATGCtccatattttattttccctCAAGTTAATCCATTCCGCCTTGATGTCCACTACCATCCAcggaataaaaacaatattacagTTTTGCGAGCCTCTGATAAAGATAATCAGGAAAATGCCTTTCTTCGATATGGAATATTAGAAGGTAATGACAGACAGCTATTTACAATTAATACTTATACTGGAGCTGTTTCATTCTCACGTGTGATCTTCCAAAGAGATGCAGGAGCCTATAATATTGTGTTTGTTGTCAGGGACAGTGGTACTCCAGTTTTGTCAGCCACCACTACTTTATCTTTGACATTGTCTGTCAGTAATAAAACAGCTACTATGCTAACTGCACTTGATACAGAACCAACTGATCGCATACATATCAATTTAGTGATCATAATTGTTCTTGCTGCAGTTACTGTGTCAGTTGTTATGGTGATATCAATTACAATTTGTATTTTACGAAGGAACAATGAAAGACATACAGAATTCTGTGCAGAAATTGAcccttcaaataaaattttgaatgaatcaaatcagctaaaatatttttgtgaaaagTTAACTCCTCAATCAGATCCCTCAATTGCTATAGTAGACGTAAGCAAGAGCAGGAGTCATATGCCAATACGCCCAAGTGAAGAGTTGCCATCAAGATATGAGACAAATCATAATAGATTAGAAGCTCCACTTGGAATACCTTGTCAAGATACTTCAGAGATGACACAACag